From Psychrobacillus sp. FSL K6-2836, a single genomic window includes:
- a CDS encoding HNH endonuclease: protein MIQLERPNCPSELTLKKSELTEEYKSSKKPVWKKTFITIPLQKMSNDKCCFCECKLGEEGKYMQVEHFHHKNDYEDEVVDWNNLLPICIRCNSHKRSHDTYINPIIDPTIQNPQNHIYMSKYRIKGKDGLGKLTTEVLDLNDTEEIIVPRFKVANKVLDKLEQTFEMVKTYDITTGSPIEKAKIIRKFRSLLKECGSKYPYSATVSTVILSDHLYDETKSLFSIKGIWTEELQTLEDAATKVKLDVMP from the coding sequence GTGATTCAGTTAGAAAGACCTAATTGCCCTAGTGAACTGACACTCAAAAAATCAGAGTTAACTGAAGAATATAAATCATCAAAAAAACCTGTGTGGAAGAAGACTTTTATCACTATTCCTTTACAGAAGATGTCAAATGATAAGTGTTGTTTCTGTGAATGTAAATTAGGAGAAGAAGGGAAATATATGCAAGTTGAACATTTTCATCACAAGAACGATTACGAAGATGAAGTTGTCGATTGGAATAACCTTCTTCCTATCTGCATTAGGTGCAATTCACATAAAAGGTCTCACGATACATATATTAATCCAATAATTGATCCAACTATACAAAATCCCCAAAATCATATATATATGTCTAAGTATCGCATTAAAGGTAAAGATGGTTTAGGTAAGCTTACTACTGAAGTACTAGATTTAAATGATACAGAAGAAATAATTGTTCCTCGTTTTAAGGTAGCAAATAAGGTTCTTGATAAACTAGAACAGACTTTTGAAATGGTGAAAACCTATGATATCACTACTGGTTCTCCAATAGAAAAGGCCAAGATAATAAGGAAATTTAGATCATTATTGAAAGAGTGTGGATCTAAATATCCATATAGCGCAACTGTTTCTACAGTAATCTTATCTGACCATCTGTATGACGAAACCAAATCATTATTTTCTATCAAAGGTATTTGGACAGAAGAGTTACAGACCCTTGAAGATGCTGCAACAAAAGTAAAACTTGATGTGATGCCATGA
- a CDS encoding AAA family ATPase, whose product MKINELEIHNINSITSLQLKFQPGVNILCGTNGTGKTTILECINNSFSTRKYSRSGIRRTVDSIESSYSITVSEEQFYTYFFETQDQENDLFRPDKFQSDGKIESDKFIYQKITQRNPNLRPLVLGENGRPRVMSPFDLIKGWFYRCYFQKKDFTEDKYKNLVLAKRVFSQLDPNVTFNDAIERTETQGSRNSVRVIEIMVETPKGIINMDFLSSGYKACFSILIGIIRSIEETNHMAVESFDGIVLIDEIDLHLHPEWQSKIVDILKWLIPNAQIIITTHSPHVIQNASPGEIIPLGIDENNRMFVRNLPESNEYGYQGWTIEEILVYVMGLSDPKSKIFREKLKKFEQALDDENIKDIKENYKALSSMIHPRNSLGALLRIQAEEFFEDDKEEYE is encoded by the coding sequence TTGAAAATTAATGAGCTTGAAATTCATAATATTAATTCTATTACAAGTTTACAATTAAAGTTTCAGCCCGGTGTAAACATATTGTGCGGGACTAATGGTACTGGTAAAACTACTATATTAGAATGTATAAACAACTCATTCTCCACTAGAAAGTATTCTAGAAGTGGTATTAGAAGAACGGTTGATAGTATCGAGAGTTCCTACAGCATAACGGTTTCAGAAGAACAATTTTATACCTATTTTTTTGAAACTCAAGACCAAGAGAATGATTTGTTTAGACCTGATAAATTTCAAAGTGATGGGAAAATAGAATCTGATAAATTTATTTACCAAAAGATTACTCAAAGAAATCCTAATTTAAGACCACTTGTTTTAGGTGAAAATGGCCGACCTAGAGTTATGTCACCATTTGATTTGATCAAAGGTTGGTTTTATAGATGCTACTTTCAGAAGAAAGACTTCACTGAAGATAAATATAAAAACTTAGTATTAGCCAAAAGAGTATTCAGTCAATTAGATCCGAATGTTACTTTTAATGATGCTATTGAAAGAACTGAAACACAAGGAAGTCGTAACTCAGTTAGAGTGATAGAAATAATGGTAGAAACCCCTAAGGGAATTATTAATATGGACTTTCTATCCTCTGGATATAAAGCTTGCTTCAGTATATTAATAGGTATAATAAGGTCAATAGAAGAAACAAACCATATGGCTGTAGAAAGTTTTGATGGTATTGTTTTAATTGACGAAATAGACCTTCACTTACACCCAGAGTGGCAATCTAAAATTGTGGATATACTCAAATGGCTTATACCTAATGCACAGATTATTATTACAACTCACAGCCCCCATGTTATACAAAATGCATCACCTGGAGAAATAATACCTCTAGGAATAGATGAAAATAACAGGATGTTTGTACGGAATCTTCCCGAGAGCAATGAATATGGATATCAAGGTTGGACAATCGAAGAAATTCTTGTATATGTAATGGGATTAAGTGATCCAAAATCAAAGATATTTCGTGAAAAACTAAAGAAATTTGAACAAGCGTTAGATGATGAAAATATAAAGGATATTAAAGAGAATTATAAAGCTTTATCATCAATGATCCATCCTCGAAATTCACTAGGAGCTCTACTAAGAATTCAAGCAGAAGAATTCTTTGAAGACGATAAGGAGGAATATGAGTGA
- a CDS encoding competence protein CoiA, translating into MQKAILRGETINLIEKRWKNRREYLKQPLQRNELFCPLCESKVEMHWALPAKRISHFKHKIQRDCTYGVGESEEHNLGKLKLYEYLKETLASKLETIQVEHFLPDSKQVADIFILFKTGQKWVVEYQRSNISSEDIRKRRLLYKSLNITDIWICGENLVKEDELVTVSLRNAAQELQYKGKFGSASLITFNPIKEEISIFRGLERLNLNSFTISDIFKCQLNELCFNVWGILIVIRII; encoded by the coding sequence GTGCAAAAGGCAATCTTGAGAGGAGAGACAATAAATCTAATAGAAAAAAGGTGGAAGAATCGAAGGGAATATTTGAAACAGCCATTACAAAGGAATGAATTGTTTTGTCCACTGTGCGAAAGTAAGGTAGAGATGCATTGGGCTTTGCCTGCAAAGAGAATCTCACATTTCAAACATAAGATTCAAAGAGATTGTACATATGGTGTAGGTGAAAGTGAAGAGCACAATCTAGGGAAATTAAAATTATATGAATATCTAAAAGAAACACTTGCAAGTAAGTTAGAGACCATCCAAGTTGAACATTTTTTGCCAGATTCAAAGCAAGTTGCCGATATCTTTATTCTATTCAAGACCGGTCAGAAATGGGTTGTAGAGTACCAACGTTCGAATATCTCCTCTGAAGATATTCGAAAGCGAAGACTGCTATATAAATCGCTAAATATTACGGATATCTGGATTTGTGGTGAGAATTTGGTGAAGGAAGATGAATTAGTCACTGTAAGTCTGCGTAATGCAGCACAAGAGCTACAGTACAAAGGGAAATTTGGTTCAGCATCATTAATCACGTTCAATCCTATAAAAGAAGAAATTTCCATCTTTAGAGGTTTAGAAAGATTGAACCTAAATTCTTTCACGATAAGTGATATTTTCAAGTGTCAACTCAATGAACTATGCTTCAACGTTTGGGGGATCCTTATTGTAATAAGGATTATATAA